Within Limanda limanda chromosome 1, fLimLim1.1, whole genome shotgun sequence, the genomic segment CCTGCTCCATGCCTCACTTAGTCAGATTACCCGGTGGGCATCCGCTCCTCTGGTGGGGGGACTTTAGGAATGCATGAAGAGGTGGCATGGCAACAGATGGAGAGTGAAGGTAATTTGTAGAGCATGCCAGTACCACGTGCGACTGTGCGAAGTACAAATATgcataataattatattttattctgtACGCATGCAAATGTCTCATTGACTTTGCTGTGACATCCATCTGAAGACGGGGAGCAGAAATGGCCTCTGGGTAATTCACTGTGACACGAGTCGACTTCACGTGCTTGTCACTGGATTTTTAGCAACTGAGTTGGACGTCGGTAATTGAAGACCTGACACGCATTTTAGTGTTTTATAAAGCGAGAAGAGAAATATTGTGGAAGTAATTGCAGAGAACATTTTCTTATAGTGTCTAGTTAAGCATTCTGCATTTAGCCTGAGTTGAAACTGCATCTCTTATTCAGATATCAGTCGGGTTGGATGCTTGGACTTCATCCGGCAGTGGAcgcatgtttttttattttctataattgGGTGGATTTCCGTGAGAACAACTTCTGCCCCCAAGTTGACGGCCTAATTGGTGATTATATTTAAACAGCTGACTAAACCTCAACGTAATCTTCCAGACCACATGATGATATTATGCATAAAGTCTCCTCCAAATAAGCCTTTTTGACCACAGGGTTTCTCACAGTTTGTCACTGGAGCTTCTGTGGTGAGAGAATATTATTGTAGGATTTAGAGCAGAAGATGGAAAAATACAATCAGATATTAATTGGAATTATATTTGACACTAGAAAATGTGCAGGTGAAAAAACAAGCTGATTCGAGAGCAGTTAAATGAAAACAGGCGGCGGATTGTGTCTATAGAGGCTTGGTGCTTTTCTGTTCTGATTCCGAGTCCTCTTCCCTCCAGCTGAGATGCTAACTGAGGTGTTTTCCTCCATCATGACAGACCTGACAACACCTCTGCATGACTGACAGACCTCGTGCTTtagtacccccccccctccatccccaCTCCATGTTCGCTCCATGCTACCACAAGCTGAGTCACGGTCTCTACCCCTTGTCTTTGCCCCTGCTCCCATGTCTGGCCCCCCTTCCCCTGGATGCTGCTCCAGGACCAGAAGAAGAACTACAAAGCAGTGCAGTCCTGTGAGGAGGGGGGCTCCGGGGGGGCATATCTTGAGCCGCTAATTGCCCTGGCCCAGAACGGAGCCAACATGCACAACGTGCTGGGGCCCGCGTGCATCTTTCTACGCAAGGGCTTCGCTGAGAACCGGCAGGCTGTACGTAAGTCCAGAAAATATCATGTGCATGCATGCCAGGAGAGATTAGCACACActgcagtacacacacagtcactggaACTCACCGTGAATGTGCGTGGTCATCATCTCTCACTGTAATGTCAACACTAAGAGCATGTAAGTCAGCGGGGTGCAACTGAGAAGATGGTATTGTGACAACGTGACacttaaagtgtgtgtgtgcgtgtgtgagtgtgtgtgtgtgtgtgtgtgtgtgtgtgtgtgtgtgtgtgtgtgtgtgtgtgtgcgtgtgcgtgtgcgtgtgtgtgtgtgtgtgtgtgtgtgtgtgagtttgtgccTGAGGCTGCATTACCCATaaacagtgttgggaaggatactttcaaaacgtattccgttacagaatacagaatacatgcacaaaaatgtaatctgtaacgtattccattacattaactaatctgagtaacgtattctgaatacttggaatacttccggtttgtattgcattttttaagtgtatgattgcggcgtcgttatagtcagtggagcagcagcagtttaaactctctctccgcaagatgcggcgggccagctggatgtccggctcccatccactcccacctctgtgccggtcccaccggaggctgaacccccccctgcgccaaggctgcctcgcgccgtgcagcgatcgtttcggcgtcgggtctattttttgcgcttgacgcgagcgtatcgctccaggaaacacactgaaaaatgattttaaacgatattgatgacatattttatatgatataaatgataaagcatgcatcccatagtttgtattccccttctgttgtcctggagttttaaatttaccaatttgaccgatcacattattaaatgcccccctccatacagacacacaagcggtcataaagataaaaagagagggggggggggggggggggggcggagaatacgtagtttaccctcgacacccgacattgaacggagcaaacagcggagaagttcttgaagatggatgacattaaattgggacgctgttgcagttaatgttggagcaacaagtgaccatatgcttttatactactgggtcaacgggtgatattattttagcggcgcttcagcgtccggtgtgaacccggcgtgcctcgctggtctcctgcagagccatgacagcggagctctggaagcgcaggtcggtcttctctcaccaggtgctggaagggcagcttgcggatcagcagctccgtagatttctggtaacgacggaactctctcagagccacggtaccgggcctgtaacggtcccgagccggtagcggtgaggcttcttcacgccgccggggtccggggcGCTCTTActgcagccctggtctccagctgcttcctgggggctttgcctccggtggatttacgagacagtgattaaactcgtgaaacagagaagtaccgtcatgtaatccactgatttcaacaatgtaactgtattctgaataccatctatttaatttgtaactgtaacggaatacagttactcataatttgtattctaaatacgtaacgccgttacatgtattccgttactccccaacactgcccaTAAACACATGGCTGTTTGTCAGAGGATTATTAAATCATGATAACAGCGGTGGCAAAAATGATATttacctggagattatttccTGCTGTGATGACACATGTCTTGTTATTAAAGAAAACAGGGATGTTGAACCTTTCAGTGTTCTGAGCTGCGTGTTTACTGACTCTTCTAAAGACCAGTCCTCAGATGGTTGTTGATGTTGGGATTGAATCATTTTAGTGGAACGGAGTAGCAGataaagaagaaatgaaagaacTAGTGCATTTGTTGGGTTTTTCCGTCGTTTCTGCAAATCCACGCAAGCGgcaaacttgaaaaaacacaacttcacaacGGATACAGCAAATGTGTCAGATCCCTTTCTTCTCTTAAAAATCGTATATTATTAGATATGTAATTTTCTTTCTgctattttttacttttatccCAAAACGTAactatgttttattatttgctttattaAGTACTCAGAGTTCTAAGAATCTACATGTTTCATAGCATCCGAACACTTCAGCAGGAGGTGTCAGAGCTCTTCCTCTCTGGCTGGAGGGAGACCTGCAGACTCTTGGCACCGTGGCACAAACTTGTAGttgcctatttatttatttatttgtatttgtactgtGTCATGTTGTGTGAGGAATGATGCACATTGGCatgattttcaaaaatatcaGCAGTTTTTGTTTCCTGACTCTGCGCTGTGATCCTTCACAGGACCGAGAGCTGAGGCCAGAAGAAATGGATGGTACGTTACATTTCCGGGCCATAAAGAATGCAAATTAATAATCTAATTTTAACTCTTATTTCACACTCACATCTATTTTCTCTCCCAGAGTTGCGCGAGGCTTTCAGGGAATTCGACAAAGACAAAGATGGCTTCATCGGCTGCAAAGACCTGGGGAACTGCATGAGGACTATGGGCTACATGCCCACAGAGATGGAGCTGATCGAGCTGAGTCAGCAGATCAACATGAACCGTGAGTGAAACCGTGACTTATTTCCACTCTTGCAGCCAATTCAAACACAAAGCTTCAGCCGGAGCGTGAATAAAACACGCTTTGTCCCTTTGTCCCTCTcgacttcctcctctctctctgtctcccagtGGGAGGACATGTTGACTTTGAGGACTTCGTTGAACTCATGGGGCCCAAACTTCTGGCTGAAACCGCGGACATGATCGGGGTGAAAGAGCTGAGGGATGCATTTAAGGAGGTGAGGAAAGTCAGGAGGAAAAAGGTCACAGAAGCTATATATAACCCATAGAATTTCCCAATGGGTTTAAATCTTTAGGAGGTTCAGTCATATTTAAGAGAATTTTGATAATTGCTTCtcttatttgtctttttcttcatttcagtTTGACACAAATGGCGATGGCCAGATCAGCACGTCAGAACTTAGAGAGGCAATGAAGAAACTTCTTGGACAACAGGTACAGACATACTGGGAGAGTCTTATTTTTGAATTCAATATTTAAAGCTTGCACCATATTAAGTGGATCACCTCACAATCTGCCTTCTCCAGGTCGGACACAGAGATCTGGAGGACATCCTACGAGACATAGATCTGAACGGAGATGGACACGTGGACTTTGAAGGTGAAGGAAAACAGCCACCATCGTTTGCAAACCACACATGTTACTCCTCCTTCCTGTAGTAGATctaaacatgcacacacgttTCAAATCCCAGCATGTGTGTCGAGCTGAAATCCCAACACCCCGCTGATGGTGAGGTGTGGGGATGAAGGCAGTAGGTCTGTCAGATTATCTCCATACCAAGGGATTATGCCACCTCGTAGattacacacagagaaacagatgcATGCCGGCTGCCAGGGATAAAAATATCAGGGGATGCTGCTGCTCAGAAAACTGCAAACTGCTTAGAGGGTAGAtttcgagaaaaaaaaaacataaaacgcTGTCTGTGACAGTTAGGTGCAAACCATGATTCATATTTTCAAATAGTTCAAACCCACAGAGAAAGCTGAATTGAAACCACTTGCATTGATTGATGAGAACGAAACATATTCAGTATTAATTAACTATTACGTATTTTACAGGTGATTGACAGTCCCTTTTAAAACTGTCCTTCTCTTTAATCGACAGAGTTCGTGCGGATGATGTCTCGGTGAGTTTGCCGCAGATCGAGAGCTGAGACGTTCAGAAACCAGAAAGTGAAGGAGACACTGACGAGTCTTAAACTTCTGAAACTGACGATGAACACGAGATCAAATACATATCAACCCCCCCGGCCTGAAACTGCCACGCTGGAGCACAGAGGCTGACCACTGTTGCCAGGAGCCACACTGTTGATGATGatatgctgctgctgtttcttaTTAAGCATCAACACAGTCAACAGCTGCATTTctaactttatatatatatatatataaaaaaaatagaagaagaagaagcctaTTTTCCTTTAGTGACGACATTTGTAACAATGATGTTGTTTCTGACCCGATGGGCAACGtgatgtttgtgtcattttgctCAGACACTATTTATAATGGTAGCATTTAAGAGGAAACGCATTTGCACCAACGACCCAATGCcagcaaaccacacacacaacacattcctTTATAATGCCGAGAAGCACAAATACAATTATAGCAATATGGGGAATATTCCATGTGATCCTGTTTGAAgctgtgcgtttgtgttttgtgcatactgtttctctctctgcactctaAACTGTAGAGTTATTATCTCCCTCATTCAATCTTAAAATAAGtacattaataatatataatttaatatatatatataagcttaTTTTCCTTTAGTAAAGGCATTTCTATAATTCTGATGTGGGTAATTTGATTTTTGAAACGGTTGTTGAACCCTGGTTAGGGCGAGCCaatgttttgtagttttatgtAATGTAGCACTGACGCAGTTCATTCTGCGCATCTTActgtgatatatatatgtaaccTTCAGTGTGCATAAGGTAAACAGATTATTTACAACTGCAACATTTCCTGACTACTGTGAAGGACCTTTTTAAAATTCCAGTATATTTTCCTAATTCTGAATATTACTTTGCATGAATACTCAGAATATAAAAAACCCCGTCTCTACCTAAATCACAGCGGTAGATTATCAACAGAGACTTAAAACTACAGCGGAAACATGGACGTTATTGTTGCTTTAATTATTATCAGAGACCTTCGATACGTGTGCTGGTTTTGGGGATATTAGGAATCTACTGGTTCTGAAGTGGTTTTCACTTTGGTGCAGCATTTTcacttttaacttttgataCCTCAAATTCAATCGAACCATCAACCTCAGCCATCAGCTGCCCCTTCAGCACAATCTTAACATCTATGTCTTTGTCCCCCCCACCACCTTTATTATCAATATTCTAAGCCGCATTAGCTTCTTTATGACAAAAAAAGCCAAAGAAAGTTTCTAAAAATGTTATTTGAGCCTCATGCAGTGAATTAAGATTATGCAGTATGTTCTAGAAATATGATTCATCGgatcttgtttttaaaatggcTGTTTTCGAAATGCCCTTTGGTTCCTGGGGCAGAGAAATTCTTACTGACTGTTCCTGACTGGGCATGGGTATATATGCATGTTCTAAAGCTAAGATATTCTTCTTAAGGGAAATCTGACTTTGTGATTTTACTTGTCTTAACTGTGTGAAACTATGCATgctagaaaacaacagcaatttGTAGcataaaataaagataatataaataaagatttttattGGACAGACtaatgtgtgtttcttctcttgACTATTCGGGACTCAGCAAATATTCGTGATGGAAAAAACTACAATATAACTCTCTATAGCTACACCATGCTTTACATGAACAtgggaataaaacaaatttaacaGACTTTAACTACAAACAACATATGTTAAATCCATATCTGTTACCATAAAACAGCTGGTATCTTTTAAATATTGCATCATTTTGCATTACAATTCAAATATACTGGTGATGCGATGGTTATTTCCCAGTCTTTGGTTGTTGGGGGTTGAGAGTGTGGTGGGTGCTCTACATTAACGGTGTGTATGTGTTACAGTATACGTACTTGTTGTAAACATCTTGATCGCTCCCTGGTGGCCAACACACTCCATCACACACAAGTCTCCATGGACGCTTGAAGGTTTGCTCCTCCTTCTGTTCCTTATCCTGCAGCACCATCATCAGGAGGAGCTCATTGAtctggatatatatatatatatatacatatagacTATTGGTATTGGATATAAATGGTGATGGGGTTGTGGGACTAACTGCTGCAGAAACTTGGGCTGTGGAGGACTTGTGTTCGCtctgttttcctgctgtttgaagctgataacaaacaaacacagagtgtgAGAGATCCCTGAGCTTCAGTCAGGACATGAGACCAGATGGAGAAACGCCTGAGACCGTCTGTCGCTTCAATCCTCCCCGATCAGCACTGACGCTTAGTGCGTTAAGTCCGGAGCCTGGTCAGAGCTGCTTCACTTGGAGAAGTTGTGCTAATATGCAGCTACAGTGCTGTGACTAGATAACAGTGAGTCAACTGAACTCTTTTTATCACTCTGGGGACTTTTAAGTGTTTACCATCTTTAtcgttttgttttattgttttatttgttcctTTATTTAACCTGGAAAACCCAACATCTCTTCTGTCAGGGAGAGCTGGCTCAAGGTGAGCAGCAGTGAGGTAAGAGATTttcaaatatatacatacaaacagGTTCGAatcagataagataagataagataagataaggtaCTCAATACTTGAGTGAAAGAATACTTATTCTTAGGtgtaaggaaatataaaaaatatagaacaatatgaatggaataaaaacgAATATATATACGGTGTCAAAACAAGAAAACTatatgtgcagtgtgagaaaatgaacaataaatcacacaaacagactaAGACACAGCAaacttattaaaaacaaaaacaaaaacgtatACATCTGTGGCTAAAATTACCTTTAATGAGACACTTTTAAGATGTGACtatatatttgtacttttatttgttttgcaagaaaataataatgtttcCCTCGATATTACCTCATGTGAAAATGTTATCTATATACATTTTTGGCCGTATTGCCCAGTCCAAGTTTGACACAATTATATACTAggctttcatttttatttgattttaattaaatcTATGAGTATACTTAttgttttcttaattattaCAATACATGAGATAAACACTGACTGATAATAAAGTGTTATTTTAACTACACAGCTCACAGTTGAACTCTAGCTGTGAGTCAGTAACTCACAATCGACTCCCTCATTATAACTGACTCTCTGCACTCAGCCACTTTGTGTCTGACAGCTCACATAGAACTAAGAGCACTGCTGTCACTTTACAATTGTAATCAACAGTCATATAGTACTCATGCTGTCAGGTAATGAGGCAATTTCACtctaaagaaataaaatgaggAAGAATTTCAGCATAACAGTCTCTTACAGGGGCACCCACAACCAATGTGTCCGTTTTAAACCGTCGACCAAGATCATAAAATATACGAGTAACATGtcaatataataacaaaaatatcaCAAGAACATATGGTTCATATTGTGCTTAAACATTGGGAGAACATTCGGGATTATTAagattttacttttcttttctataGTTCCTTTGTCCCACACAGACGATGATCCTCCCCTGATGTCCCCATCTGCTTCAGACACAGAGGCTTCGTGCCGTCCAGGGGACTCGACCTAAAGCTGATGTCTCCAGGGTTGTGTGCGTTGTGGTTGTGTCGCCTCTTGTGGTTGTGTCGCCTCTTGTTGTTAGCATGACTCTGTTTCCTGCTGACAACCTGCTGTGTCTCGGTATCTCCATCACTGTGTGGTTCGGCCTCCTCTTCGTCTTCATGATCGTGCCGTCTGTACTCAGAGTCTCCTTCGGAATGCGCAGACTCTACATGAGGACACTTCTCAGGATCTTTGAGGTGAGcttggtgacctttgaccttttgcatTCACCTGTTATTGAACCAGGGTCTTtggtgaaattaaaatgttattttattgagctatttatttattgtacaaCATTTTGAGACAAATATCTTACACTATCTTCAAAACATTGTGACAATTATGGACGGTAGAGTAATTAGTAAATTTGACACACTAAAACAGTGGTAATCCTATTTGATAAACACATGCATTCTTTGTTGGATGGGACCTCCGGGTCCCAGCTCAGACAGATTGTAGGACACATGA encodes:
- the cabp1b gene encoding calcium-binding protein 1b isoform X3, giving the protein MHNVLGPACIFLRKGFAENRQDRELRPEEMDELREAFREFDKDKDGFIGCKDLGNCMRTMGYMPTEMELIELSQQINMNLGGHVDFEDFVELMGPKLLAETADMIGVKELRDAFKEFDTNGDGQISTSELREAMKKLLGQQVGHRDLEDILRDIDLNGDGHVDFEEFVRMMSR
- the cabp1b gene encoding calcium-binding protein 1b isoform X2, producing MGNSVKSLKIFTKKDRELRPEEMDELREAFREFDKDKDGFIGCKDLGNCMRTMGYMPTEMELIELSQQINMNLGGHVDFEDFVELMGPKLLAETADMIGVKELRDAFKEFDTNGDGQISTSELREAMKKLLGQQVGHRDLEDILRDIDLNGDGHVDFEEFVRMMSR